One part of the Halostagnicola larsenii XH-48 genome encodes these proteins:
- a CDS encoding phage NrS-1 polymerase family protein: MCWREESRDGKPTKIPVTPGSGEFASSTDPTTWASAETALEYADSREADGIGFVFTDDDPIVGVDLDDCRDPETGDVDDRARDIIERLDSYTEISPSGTGFHVLIEGKLPDGRNRRGSIELYDTARFFTVTGDSLEETPNHVSRRQDALEAIHREYVQNTDTDAKSESENRGTTNEQISTNTAVEIDVDLEDEELLEKARNASNGEKFERLWRGSTAGYESQSEADMALCCLLSFWTGGDHTRVDRLFRQSGLLREKWDDVHYGDGSTYGEKTIERAVANTSEFYDPDAREDSSEPSSKESESSTAENRDEPAQNHAYLVEKNRLLSDRVDDLEATLEERDDRIAELEATNERLREQLSDYQEELERREDSSDPEMDGTPDQDDSIWTRARRFVGDDN; encoded by the coding sequence GTGTGCTGGCGAGAAGAATCTCGAGATGGGAAGCCGACTAAGATCCCAGTGACACCGGGGAGTGGTGAGTTTGCGTCCTCGACGGATCCGACCACATGGGCGTCAGCCGAGACGGCGCTCGAGTATGCCGACTCGAGAGAGGCGGATGGCATTGGGTTCGTGTTTACCGACGACGATCCCATCGTTGGCGTCGACTTGGATGACTGCCGAGATCCGGAAACTGGGGACGTCGACGACCGAGCGCGGGATATTATCGAGCGACTCGATTCCTATACGGAGATCTCACCCTCGGGAACTGGCTTCCATGTGCTCATCGAGGGTAAGCTCCCGGACGGACGGAATCGACGTGGAAGTATCGAACTGTACGACACTGCTCGGTTTTTCACCGTGACCGGTGATTCCCTCGAGGAGACGCCTAACCATGTATCCCGTCGACAGGATGCACTCGAGGCGATTCACCGAGAGTACGTCCAGAACACCGATACTGACGCGAAATCCGAATCCGAGAATCGTGGCACGACTAACGAGCAGATATCGACGAACACGGCAGTCGAGATCGACGTTGACCTCGAGGACGAGGAGTTGCTCGAGAAGGCGCGAAATGCGTCGAACGGTGAGAAGTTCGAGCGGTTATGGCGCGGTTCAACCGCCGGCTACGAGAGCCAGTCAGAGGCTGATATGGCGCTGTGCTGTTTACTGTCGTTCTGGACTGGTGGCGATCACACACGAGTGGATCGGCTCTTCCGCCAGTCTGGCCTTCTCCGGGAAAAGTGGGACGACGTCCACTATGGGGATGGCTCGACGTACGGCGAGAAGACCATCGAACGAGCGGTAGCGAACACCTCCGAGTTCTACGATCCGGACGCTCGAGAGGACTCGAGCGAACCGAGTTCCAAAGAGAGCGAGTCGTCGACCGCCGAGAACCGTGATGAGCCAGCACAGAATCATGCGTATCTAGTCGAGAAAAATCGACTGTTGTCTGACCGCGTCGACGACCTCGAGGCAACACTCGAGGAGAGAGACGACCGTATCGCCGAACTCGAGGCAACCAACGAAAGGCTCCGAGAGCAACTCAGTGATTACCAGGAGGAACTTGAGCGGCGTGAGGACTCTTCGGATCCCGAGATGGATGGGACTCCTGATCAAGACGACTCAATCTGGACGCGTGCACGGCGGTTCGTCGGGGATGACAACTGA